In Chryseobacterium sp. C-71, the genomic window GCTTTTATCAAATCAGAAGGATTTCCCGCATCAAAATGAGGCAGGGTTTCTTTAATGATATCCAATAATTGAAGCTGCGACATAATTATTTTCTGTTTCTGTGCATATAGATTTTTACTCCGATGATAATTGCCGGTAAAATGATTTGTGTAGGGAATTTACGATCTGCTACAGAGTCAAAAACATAAAGTGAACCCATACCTACCACAATCATCAGAGGGAAAGAAATTACCATCGTAATCAGAATAGTTGCCGATATTTTCCCTAAAGCATCAACTTTATCCTGTAAATTGATCTGGCTGAAATAATATTTAAAATTTCTAAAAGCTAAATAGATTGCCACTGCATTCGTCAGCAGGTAAAACATCAGTGCTTTGGTTCCAAAACTAAAAACATAGATGAAACTGAAAAGGTATGATAAAATAATAATGGTCGACAGAAATATAATCAGCGCAGGATTTTGATTTTTGAGAAAAAAACCTGCAATGCTGTACGCAATGGTATTAAGAAAACCACTTTTCTCATCTTTCCACTCCTGTGCGACTCTTTGGTTATTGCGGATAATATTTTTCGTCACCTCATTTTCAGAATTAAAACCATAAATGGCCGTAAGAATTTCACCGAGAATGACTTTATTGTTAATGTTGGTTCGCTGCATTTCGGCAACCACATTGTTGATGGAAAGGATATCATCATCAAATTCAAATTCGTCAACGAGACCTTGCAGATAATAGAATTTACGTTCGGTGGCAAAAGGATAATTTTTTTTGAAAGTGACCAGATCTTTGTTTTTCAAAATACCTTCAATAATTAAATGATTGCGGTCGTGCAGTAAATTCTTATAAAAATCTAAAGATTCTGCAGTTAAGAAGGAAGCATAATATTGCTGAAAATAAATCAGACTTTGCCATTGGTTTTTTCGTACAGCCTCAGAAAGAAAAGCTTTCAGGTTTGGAGTAAATAATTCGCTGAAATCTTCCAATTCCTCTTTGGAAATTTTTCTTAAATCAGGTTTAAAGGAAAGGTTGTGTGGGTAAATGTCTGTGTAAATACATTTGATCACGGGCAATTTCAGAATCTCATCAAAATTCTGTTTCTGATTTTTAATGAAATCTAAAAATGCTTCAATTTCATTAATGCTGAAAGTTTGGTTTAATTTGCTCTCGGCTTTTAACAGTTTTTCAGCTTTAATCAAATCCTGAGGGCTTTTAGGATTGAAATTCTGAATGTTCTGTTCTACAAATTCTTTCAGTCTGAAATTTTGCATGGTTATCAAATGGTTTTTGCAAAATAAAAGAATTTATTGATAATTCTTGCGCTCTGTTGTATTAATTTAAAAATTTAGAAAGCTTATTGCTCTCAAAATCATTTCTTAAAACTTGTTCGATTTAATTAAAATAAAAAGTCAATCCTATCAATTGCCTTAAAGAAGCTCCGTAGGAGCGATATGTTTGTAGAGAATTATCATAAATGTGACAGCGAGCTCCGTAGGAGCGGCACGTTCAACACCTTGTTTTCGAAATAACCAATCTCACCCATAGAACTTTTCTTTCTTACAATCAATATTTTCAAATTACCTTTGAATAAAATTCCCCCAATGAAAAATCTGAAAATATTTCTCCTTCTGTTCTTGCCCGCATTATTTTACACTCAGAAAATCAGGGTTTTCATTCTTGCAGGCCAATCAAACATGAACGGCTTTGGATATAATAAAGATTTACCGAATGATTTAAAAACATTTAAAGGTGTTTATATTTTTCAGGGAAATTCTGTTCCTGATGGCGACCTGAACGGCGGAATAGGGAAATGGGACATCCTGAAACCCGGCAACGGAACCGGATTTAAAACGGATGGAAAAACCAATCAGCTTTCAGACAGATTCGGTCCGGAGCTGTCTTTTGCCAAAAGGCTCAAAGAACTTTTTCCGAATGATAAAATTGCTTTGATTAAATATGCACGAGAAGGTTCTTCGATTAGTGTACAGGCAGCAGGTAGTTTTGGAAGTTGGGATCCTGAATTTGAGGATAAAAGAGCAATAAACCAATTGCTTCACTTCAAAAAGACCATTAGAAATGCTTTGAAAGAAAAGGATATTGATGGAAACGGAAAAGCTGATGAACTTATAATGTCCGGCATTCTTTGGATGCAAGGAGAAGGTGATGCCAGCTACAGTGAAGAAATTGCAAACATGTATTATTCTAATTTAACCAGCTTGATGCAAAAGATGAGAGCTGCTTTGCTTACTGATGATCTTCCTGTGGTTATTGGGAAAATTTCAGATTCAGGCAAGAATGAAAAAGGAAAAGTGTGGCCAACTGGAGAATTGGTGCAGTATGCTCAGGAAAAATTTGTGAATGACGATAAGAATGCAGCTATTGTTCGGTCAACAGCTAAATACAATTACGGAAATGATCCCTGGCACTATGACAGCGCAGGATATATTGATCTCGGGAAGAACTTTGCCGACGAAGTATTTAGACTGATTATAAAATAAGACCTAATATAATTCATAAGCAAAAAGTCATCTGTAATGGTTATTTTTGCAGTACGAAATCCTTCAAGGATTTAATTTTATTTTAAATTTTCTGAATGAACTCTTTAATCGATAAATATAATATTCCCGGACCTCGTTACACGTCTTATCCTACCGTTCCTTACTGGGACGAAAGCACTTTCTCACCCGAAAAATGGAAAGAAACGGTCATCAGGTCTTTTAATGAAACCAATGCTGAAGAAGGAATTTCTATTTATATTCATTTGCCTTTCTGCGAAGCTTTGTGTACATTTTGTGCATGTCATAAACGGATTACTAAGCAACATAGCGTTGAAATTCCATATTTGGAAAGCGTTTTAAAAGAATGGCAATTGTATCTTCAATTGTTTAATGAAAAACCGAAACTGAAAGAACTTCACTTAGGTGGCGGAACACCTACATTTTTCTCTCCTGAAAATCTGAGAACTTTATTGGAAGGGATTTTTTCTACGGTTGAAATAGCCGAGCATCAGGAGTTTTCTTTTGAAGGACATCCGAATAATACGACGAGAGAGCATTTACAGACTTTGTACGATTTAGGTTTCAGAAGAGCAAGTTTTGGCGTTCAGGATTATGATTTGAAAGTGCAGAAAGCAATCAATAGAATTCAGCCTTTTGAAAAAGTAAAAGAAGTGACCGAAATAGCCCGCGAAATTGGATATACAGGGATCAGTCATGATTTGGTATTTGGTCTTCCGCATCAAAGCTGGGAAGCGATGGAACATACCATCCGCAAAACAATGGAATTGAAACCGGACCGTTTGGCATTTTACTCTTATGCTCATGTTCCGTGGGTGAAAGGTGTAGGACAGCGTGGTTTTGACGAAAACGATTTGCCAAGTGGCGAAGAAAAACGCCGTCTGTATGAGGACGGAAAAAGACTTTTAGAAAATTTAGGATATATTGAAGTAGGGATGGATCATTTTTCTCTGGAGCATGATGATTTATACCAATCTTTAATTCAGAAAAAACTGCACCGGAATTTTATGGGATATACTTCAAGCAAAACCCAATTAATGGTTGGCTTGGGAATGTCTGCCATTTCAGATTCCTGGTATGCTTTTGCACAGAATGTGAAAACGGTAGAAGAGTATCAGAAAACAGTTGAAAAAGGTGTGATTCCTGTGGTGAAAGGGCATATTTTAAGTGATGAAGATTTAACAATACGCAGACATATTTTAAATTTAATGTGTCAGCTTGAAACTACTTTTGATGTTCAAAATTCTTTTCCCGAGCTTGAAAATGCTTTCGAAATGCTGAAAGAAATGGAAAGTGATGAATTGGTTGAAATTCATGACAATCAAATAAAAATCACCGAAAAGGGTAGAGCTTTCACAAGAAATGTTGCGATGGTATTTGATCTCAGAATGATGAGAAACAAACCTGAAACCAGGATTTTCTCGATGACGATATAAAAAAACAAGCGATTCAATTTTGAGTCGCTTGTTTTTTGTTTAAGTAAATATTGGTTATCTAGATTTGACCCAGTTTTTAAATTTAATTTTAGTCAGACAGAAAATTAAATTATTTAATAATCAACTTCTGGCTATACTCTTTTAAATCTCCGGATTTGATATTGATGTAATAAACTCCTGGAGTAATTCCTGTAACATCAAAGCTATTTTCACTATCAAGTTTTACGCTGTCGATTGCTTTACGACCTTCCGTGCTGATCAGCTCGATCTTAGCATTTGCAGTCTGTAATCCTTCTACAAAAACTCTTTCATCCGCAGGATTTGGATAAATTTTAATCCCATTCAATGTGTTTTCCTGAACTCCTAATGTTGATGTGGTGATTTTGTAAATAGTTCCGTTATTGACTGCTGCAACATAAAGCTCCTTTTGATTGTCTTCTCCGAACGTTGAAAAATTATTTCCGTTAAATGGTGTCGTCCATGTGATGACATTATTGGTGTCTAAAGTTCCGATCTGTGTAGAACAATAATCTGCGAAAAAATATTTTCCCTGAAGACTTGGTGAAGCTGTTCCTCGGTAAACATATCCGCCTGTTATTGAGCATTTGCCACCAGAATGATCATATACTGCAACAGGGAAAGTCATTGTTGAAGAAGCAGCACAACCTGCTGTATTGTATGTGTTGTTTCCTTCATAGCATCTCCATCCGTAGTTTACTCCTGCTGTTGTTACCGGAACTTTGTTGATTTCTTCTATCACGCCTTGCCCCACATCTGCAATCATTGCATTTCCTGTGGTTTGGTCAAATGAAAACTTCCAGGCATTTCTCAAACCGTAAGACCAGACTTCATCAGCACCATCAACTCCGGCTCCAACAAAAGGATTTCCTGACGGGATATTATATGATCCTGTTGAATTAATATCAATTCTTAACATTTTACCCAAAAGTGAATTCTTATTCTGACCATTATTGTTGGGGTCACCACCGCTGCCTCCATCACCTGTTACAATCCATAAATTACCATCGGGTGCAAAGTGAATGCTTCCGCCATTATGATTGTCAAAAGGTTTAGGGATGTTTAAAATAATCTTTTCTGTAGTATCATTTGCAACATTCGGATTTGCTGAGCTTACAGTGTATCTGGCCACTACAATATTTCCCGCTGTATTGTTATAATATACAAAGAAGTATCCGTTGGTTGCATACTGAGGGTGAAAAGCTAAGCCTAGGAGCCCTCGCTCACCACCAAAGGTTATTTTTGAGCTGATATTCAGAAAGTCAGCGGCATTCACGGTTCCGTTGGGTTGTACGATTTTTATAATTCCATTTTGTTGAACTACAAATAATCGGGTGTCATTGGCGTGGGTAATCTCAACCGGACTAGTGAATCCAGTTGCAAATTGCGTCAATGCAAAGCTCTGTGCACTGAAAGGTAAGGCAGATAACAAGATTGCCGAAAGTAATAATTTTCTCATAATATTTTGATATTTAGTGTATTATGTTTAATGAAAATTTCGTACCAAAAGAGAATTAAAAACTTCATTACAAAATATTAAGATAAATTGCTGAATCTTTAATTGAAAGCAGAATGCCGATATATCTGAAAATAAACCATTTCTGTTCTTAAAAATTCATAAAATATCAAGAAAATCATTATATTTGCCGACTTAATTTAACGTAGTTATAACAAAATGCAAGGAAAAGGACTTATTACAATTGTTGCTATTGTACTAGGGTTAATTTGCTTAAATGAGCTATTACCAACATGGTACGCCAGCAAGATTGAAAAGCAGGCAACTGCTATTGCAGGAGACAATCCGGAAAAGTATCAGAAAGAAATCGCAAGACTTTCTAAGGATACACTTAATCTAGGTTTCACAGAACTTTATTACACCAAAGCGAAAGACAAGGAAATGAAACTTGGTCTTGACCTTAAAGGAGGGATCAACGTTCTTTTGGAGATCAACCAGAGAGACTTGGTGAATGATTTAACCAATTATTCTACCAATCCTATTTTGATTGAAGCTTTAAACAGAACTGACGAAGCTCAGAAAAACTCTACAAGACCTTACATCGATAATTTCTTTGTTGAGTTTAATGCTGTAAACAAAGCAAAAGGAGCTAATCTGAAACTTGCAGATCCTGAAATCTTCGGAAACACCAATCTTTCTGAGATTAAATTTAATACTACTGACGAGCAGGTGCAGAGTATCGTGAAAAGAAGAATCGACCTATCGGTAGGTACTGCTTTTGAAGTAATCAGAACCAGAATCGATAAGCTTGGAGCCATCCAGCCAAACGTTCAGAGAGTTCCTGGTACTGCGAGAATTTCTGTAGAAATGCCTGGTATGAAAGATATCGATAAGGTGAAAAAAATGCTTCAGACTTCTGCGAAACTTCAGTTTTGGGAAGTACAGCAGTTTGGTGAGGTAGCACCTTATTTCCAGAATTTAACCAATGCAGTTTCTACTAAAGGTGATTCTATCGGTGTCGCTAAAAATGTGAATCTGATGGCCTTAATGCAAGGTGGTAAATCTGGTACCCAAAGCTCAGTAGGAAGCGTGAAATTGTCTGATACTGCTATTGTTAACAAGGTTTTAAACAGTAAAGTTGCTAAGTCTTTAAGACCTGCAAACTTAAAATATACCCAATTCATGTGGGGTTACAAGCCAGAATCTACGGATACTAACAGCTTGGTTTTATATGCAATCAAAGGTAGCATCAATCAAAAAGCTCCGGTAGATGGTGCAGTAGAAACTGCTAGTATCGGATATGATGATTTGAGCAGAGTGGTTGTCGACATGCAAATGGATTCTAAAGGTGCTAAAGAATGGAAAACTCTGACAGAAAAAAATGTTGGAAGACCTGTAGCAGTAACTTTAGATAACAGAGTATATACCGCACCAAATGTTGTTGGTGCTATTCCAAACGGTAGAACTCAAATCTCAGGTAACTTCTCTCAGGAGGAAGCTAAAGAATTGGTTGACGTTTTAGGAGCTGGTAAATTACCTGCAGGAGCAAAAGTTGTTCAGGCTACGCAGGTAGGTCCTTCATTAGGTGAAGAATCAATCAATGCAGGGGTAATATCGTTTGCTATTGCATTTTTAATTATCATTGTATACATCGTATTCTATTATGGTGGAGCAGGTGTTTATGCGGTAATTGCAATGATCATCAACTTGTTTTATATTTTCGGAATTATGGATTCCGGAGACTTTACATTAACGCTTCCCGGTATTGCTGGTATTGTACTGACAATGGCGATGGCGGTTGATACCAACGTAATTATTTACGAAAGAACCAAAGAAGAACTTTTTGCAGGAAAAAATATTCTTGAAGCTTACAGAGACGGATTTAAACATGCTTTAAATGCAATTATTGATGGTCACCTTACAACTTTATTAACAGCAGTAGTATTGTTCTTCTTCGGAACGGGTCCTATTAAAGGATTTGCTTTAACGTTGATGATTGGTATTGTAATGACACTTTTCACTTCGGTAGCACTTTCTAGAGTAATGATTTTCTCAAGATTAGAAAAAGGTAAAGGTCTTTCAGTTTGGACTCCTCCTACAAAAAACCTTTTCAGAAATACTTGGATCGACTTTATCGGAAAAAGAAAAATCGCTTATACTGTATCAGCTATATTAACAGTTATATGTTTGGTTTCAATCTTCACAAACGGTTTCAAATACGGAATTGATTTTACGGGAGGTAGAAATTATGTAGTTAGATTCGATAAGGATGTGAAAGCGGAAGATATTGAGCAAAAACTAGTAAAAGTATTTGCAACCTCAGATGGGAAAAATTCTTCTGTAGAAGCTAAAACCTTCGGTAATGACAGACAATTGAAAATCTCAACAGATTATTTAATTGATGATGAATCTTTGAAAGCTGACCAAACAGTTGAACAAAAATTATTTGAAGGTTTGAAATCAAATCTACCAACTAATACAACGATACAAGATTTTAAATCAGCAGATAATGCTAGTGTAGGTATTGTATCTTCTGAAAAAGTAGGTCCTACGGTTGCCGATGATATTAAAACGCATGGTATTCTAGCTGTAGTAGCTGCATTGGGTGGTATTTTTATTTATATCCTTGTGAGATTTAGAAAATGGCAATTCTCCTTAGGAGCAGTAGCTGCTTTATTCCATGATGCGGTGATTATTTTAGGTGCTTATTCACTCCTACACAGAATCATGCCATTCAATATGGAAATCAATCAGGATTTTGTAGCTGCAATTCTTACAGTATTGGGTTATTCTATCAATGATACCGTAATTATCTTCGATAGAATTAGAGAGTATTTAAGAGAAAAGAAATCAATAACATTGGCAGGATTATTTGATGATTCTATTTCTAGTACTTTAGGTAGAACTTTCAATACCACTTTTACCGTATTACTTGTAATTCTTGCAATCTTTATTTTCGGAGGAGATAATCTTAGAGGATTTATGTTTGCATTACTTATCGGAATAGGCTTTGGTGCATACTCATCAATATTTATCGCATCTGCGATTGCCTATGACTTCTTGAAATCTGGAAAAGAAGAAGAAGTACATGGTAAAACAACCACAAACAAAGAAGTTCTTGCTTCAAAATAAATTTAACTACATTAAATACAAAAAGAGCCTTTCATCTGAAGGGCTCTTTTTTTGCCTTAATCTCTAATACATTTTTCTCCTTTTAGAGATTGGAATAAACCTCTTATTTTAAATAAAATTAAAAAGACCCTGATTTTTTCTGAAATTTTTCATTTTAAATCAAAAATAATCTGCGCAAATCTGCGTAATCTGTGGGATTTAATTTTTCCCACTAATTTGAGTTTTCATGCTCAACAATAGAATTAAATTTAAAACTAAAAATTAATAGCAATATTAAACTTTACACTCACAATATCCCTTTTCCCAATATTTCCTTACTTTTGCACCATTATGGAAAAATCGAAAAAGAAAGCAGCCATGAGCTTTATTTTCATCACCTTACTAATTGATATTACAGGGTGGGGAATTATTATTCCGGTGGTTCCGGCATTGATCAAAGAGTTGATTCATGCGGATATCAGCGAAGCTGCCAAATATGGTGGCTGGCTTGGTTTTGCGTATGCATTTACCCAATTTATTTTTTCGCCTATTGTTGGGAATCTGAGTGACAAATTCGGACGAAGACCCATAATTTTGATTTCACTTTTCGGTTTTGCGGTAGATTATATTCTTTTAGCGTTATCACCAACAATAATCTGGCTTTTTGCAGGGAGAATTATTGCCGGAATTACAGGAGCAAGTGTGACCACAGCAAGCGCTTATATTGCAGATATTTCAACCGATGAGGACAGAGCAAAGAACTTTGGATTGATCGGTGCTGCGTTTGGTCTTGGATTTATTATAGGCCCTGTGATTGGTGGTATTTTAGGACATTACGGAGCGAGAGTCCCATTTTATGCAGCGGCGGTTTTGTGTCTGCTAAATTTCCTTTATGGCTATTTCATTCTTCCGGAAAGTTTAGATAAAGACAAAAGAAGAGAATTCAGTTGGAAGCGTGCAAATCCTGTCGGTTCATTTAAATTTTTAGGCAAGCATCCGGAAATTTCAGGTTTAATTGTTGCTTTAATTTTAATCTATATCGCAGGTCATGCGGTTCAGAGCAACTGGAGTTTCTTCACCATGTATGAATTTGATTGGACAGAAAGAATGGTTGGAATTTCTCTTGGTGTTGTCGGACTTTTAGTAGGCTTGGTACAAGGAGTTTTAATTCGATGGACGACACCAAAATTAGGCGAGCAAAAAAGTATTTATTACGGTTTAGCCTTATATGCATTGGGAATGTTATTGTTTTCATTTGCCACAGAAGGCTGGATGATGTTTGTATTTTTAATTCCCTATTGTTTAGGTGGAATTTGCGGGCCGGCTTTGCAGTCTGTGATTACCAAAAGTGTTCCCAGCAACGAACAAGGGGAACTTCAGGGAGCTTTAACGAGTTTAATGAGTGCAACTTCAATTATCGGTCCGCCAATGATGACGCAGTTATTTTTCTATTTTACCCATAAAGATGCACCTTTTAAATTTTCAGGAGCTCCGTTCTTTTTGGCGTTTATTTTGATGACCATTAGTGTAATCGTTACTTACTATACTTTTCAGAAAAAGAAATCCTAAAACGTGTGGTTTTTAGAAAAAATTCGGAAATATTTATATTATGTGATGTGAATTTTTCATATTTTTGCTGGAAATAACATAAATATGAAAATTGAAAGAATGATGCTCGCATTGCTTGCATCAGCAATGTTTCTAAGCTGTAGCAGTAATGATGAAGCTACTCAGGAAGAAAGTAGTAATAATAATTCGTCTACAGTTCCGGCAATTTACAGCAAAATTTATGGTGCTTCAAGCATCACTTCAGACGGAACTTATGTCTATATAAAAACAACAGGCACTCCGGATCATAAAAGTGTTTATTATTCTACAAGTAACAGTTTGTACGAAAATTTCTCAGGAACAACTTTTGGAGGCTTTACATTTTCAAAAAATCCAAATTCTATTTCTACTAAAAATTATACATTTAAAATTCCGATAAATCCTGTAATGGCTTCTAATCATGCAGCAACGCCTTTAGGTCCTATAGGAATTTCGCTAAATGGTGTTCCGTTTTTTAACCAATATGCAGGTCCTAATCAACCACTTAGCGGGGAAATCGTTTCTTTTGATCAATATTGGGGACATCCTGCACCAGGCGGAGATTATCACTATCATGTAGAACCAAAATATCTTACAACCGTTAAAGCTTCAAAATCTGCTTTATTAGGTTTTTTATTGGATGGTTTTCCGGTTTACGGACCTGAAGAAAATGGTTCTGCAGTTGCTAATGCTTCTTTAGACGCATATCATGGCCATACAAGTGTGACGGCAGATTATCCGGCCGGGATTTATCATTACCACATCACAAATACAGATCCCTATATTAACGGAAACGGGTTTTATGGCACTGCGGGTACTGTCAGCAATTAGCATTTTATTTTTAATAATTTCCTGTCATTCATCTGATCAGGAAAAATTGAAATATTATAACTTTTCCGTGCTTCATCTGGAAAACAATAATGGTTTGGTGAAGAATAATGGTCAACCATTTACAGGAATTGTGTATTCATTTTATCCTAATACAAAAGATACTGCCGAAGTGATGGGCTTTAATAAAGGAAAAGAACATTCTGAATGGAAAAGATTTTTCCCAAACGGTAAACTGATGCAGCAACGTTATTTTGATAACGGAATCAAAGTTAAAACTCTAAAGGAATGGTGGGAAAACGGAAAGCCAAAATTATCAGCTTCTTTTTTGAAAGGTGAAAATAATGGCGAATTTAAAGAATGGAATAGGGATGGAAGACTTGTAAAACAAATGCATTATAGTGTAGGATATGAAGAAGGAAGCCAGAAACAATTCTATGATAACGGAAAAATTAGATCAAATTATATCATGAGAGATGGTAAAAGATATGGTTTGCTCGGAACTAAAAATTGTGTGAATGTCAAAGACAGTGTTTTTCAGAAGTAGTTTTATTATTCTTTTAATGTTTGTTTCCTGCAAGCAAAATAGTGAAATCCCTTACTATAATACTCCGGATTTTGAGCCGCATTTTTTGTCAAAGCATGATGCCCTAAAAGAAGTTCCACACACGATTGCTCCTTTTTCTTTTACAGATCAGGATCAGAAAATAATTACAGATAAAACTGTAGATCATAAGATACACGTTGCAAGTTTTATTTTTACTTCCTGTGGAAGTATTTGTCCTGTTATGATTAAGAATCTAAGTGCCGTAAGTGAAAAATACGAAAAAAACGAAGATGTAATTTTGCTGTCATTTTCTGTAACCCCTTGGATTGATACACCGAAAAAGCTTAAAGACTTTAAGAATGAAAATAAAATAAGCAATAAGAATTGGCATTTTTTAACCGGAAAAAAAGGAGAAATTTATCAATTGGCAAGGCGATCTTATTTTGCAGAAGAGGATTTAGGATTTACAAGTGACAGTACAAAATTTCTTCATACAGAACACATTATATTAGCAGATCAAAACAAAAAAATAAGAGGAATATACAACGGAACTTTACAGACTGATATAGAGCAGCTTATTAAAGATATAGATGTTTTGAGAAAAGAGTAATTTAAAACTTAATTTTTTATTAAATCTTAAAATTAGGACTTTCAGATTCATATATCTTTTGTAATTTAGCATCATGGAATTAAGCATTGGAGAAATGGCATTAATCGCCATTGCGATTGTAGTTTTATTCGGTCCGGATAAACTGCCTCAGATTGCCCGTGATCTAGGATCCGGAGTGAGAAAAATGCGTGGGGCAGTAGAAGATATCAAGACCGAAATCATGAAAGAGACAGATAATCCTGTTTCTGAAATCAAACGTGAAATCGAAAAAGTAAAAGATGCTGCCAAAGATTTTGATCCTACAAAAAATCTTCAGAAAGATTTGATGGGTGAACCTTCTGTATCTGAAACACCAAAGATCAAACCTTCGGATGATGATACCTATGAAGGGCCTGTAAGCAGATAATAATGGAAGAGATCATTCTTGAAGATAAAAAGGCATTTCTGTACCTTAATAATTTAGGAGATACGCCATTCGATCAGTTTTGGCTCATGGTTTCCGGAACATGGATCTGGGTACCGCTTTACATTATTTTCTGTTATTTTCTTTATAAAAATTTTAAGCTTAAATCTTTACTGTATATTCTTCTTTTCGTTGCCATCGGGGTCACGATTTCCGATCAGGTATCAGGGATTTTCAAATACGGAGTTGCGAGATTAAGGCCTTGTCACGACCCAAGTTTACAGTCTTATATGAGAATTGTAAAATGTGGCGGACAATTCGGTTTTTACTCTGCACATGCCTCAAATACCTTCTTTTTAGCAAGTTATTTAAGTTTTCTGTTAAAAGATAAGCTTAAGTGGTTTCCTTATGTTATATTTGTTTGGGCTGTGGTGGTATCATACAGTCGCATTTATTTAGGAGTGCATTTCCCGATAGATATTTTGGTGGGGGCGTTTGTTGGAATTTTATTGGGAGCGATATTTTCTGTGCTCGCAAAAAAAGTCATCAACAAACAAACTATATAAAATGAAAAAACATCTATTCATTATTACTTTAGCGGTTTCATCGCTACAATTTTTCTCAGCTCAAGACAAAAAAATCGCAGAAGAATGCATGCGAAAGGCCGATTACAAATGTGCCGAAGAGCAGTATGCAAAACTGGCTGACAAAGAAATGATTCAGCAGTATCAATCTGAATATTTCAATAATTTAGGTACAGCGCAAAGACGATTAGGAAAAACGGCGGCGGCTTTTAAATCTTATGAATCTGCTTTGAAGTCAAATCCTAAGTCGGCGGCTGTGTACGCTAATTTGGGCTCGTTGCATAATCAAAAAGGAAGTAAAACCAAAGCATTGGATTACCTGAATAAAGGTTTACTCATCGATGAAGAGAATGCTGAAATGTATCTGACTCGGGCTAAGGTTTATGAAAATCTAAACAAAAAAGATTTAGCCGAAAAAGATTTAAATCAAATTCTAAGCTTTGCACCAGACAATATTT contains:
- a CDS encoding sialate O-acetylesterase produces the protein MKNLKIFLLLFLPALFYTQKIRVFILAGQSNMNGFGYNKDLPNDLKTFKGVYIFQGNSVPDGDLNGGIGKWDILKPGNGTGFKTDGKTNQLSDRFGPELSFAKRLKELFPNDKIALIKYAREGSSISVQAAGSFGSWDPEFEDKRAINQLLHFKKTIRNALKEKDIDGNGKADELIMSGILWMQGEGDASYSEEIANMYYSNLTSLMQKMRAALLTDDLPVVIGKISDSGKNEKGKVWPTGELVQYAQEKFVNDDKNAAIVRSTAKYNYGNDPWHYDSAGYIDLGKNFADEVFRLIIK
- the hemN gene encoding oxygen-independent coproporphyrinogen III oxidase, which encodes MNSLIDKYNIPGPRYTSYPTVPYWDESTFSPEKWKETVIRSFNETNAEEGISIYIHLPFCEALCTFCACHKRITKQHSVEIPYLESVLKEWQLYLQLFNEKPKLKELHLGGGTPTFFSPENLRTLLEGIFSTVEIAEHQEFSFEGHPNNTTREHLQTLYDLGFRRASFGVQDYDLKVQKAINRIQPFEKVKEVTEIAREIGYTGISHDLVFGLPHQSWEAMEHTIRKTMELKPDRLAFYSYAHVPWVKGVGQRGFDENDLPSGEEKRRLYEDGKRLLENLGYIEVGMDHFSLEHDDLYQSLIQKKLHRNFMGYTSSKTQLMVGLGMSAISDSWYAFAQNVKTVEEYQKTVEKGVIPVVKGHILSDEDLTIRRHILNLMCQLETTFDVQNSFPELENAFEMLKEMESDELVEIHDNQIKITEKGRAFTRNVAMVFDLRMMRNKPETRIFSMTI
- a CDS encoding sorbosone dehydrogenase family protein: MRKLLLSAILLSALPFSAQSFALTQFATGFTSPVEITHANDTRLFVVQQNGIIKIVQPNGTVNAADFLNISSKITFGGERGLLGLAFHPQYATNGYFFVYYNNTAGNIVVARYTVSSANPNVANDTTEKIILNIPKPFDNHNGGSIHFAPDGNLWIVTGDGGSGGDPNNNGQNKNSLLGKMLRIDINSTGSYNIPSGNPFVGAGVDGADEVWSYGLRNAWKFSFDQTTGNAMIADVGQGVIEEINKVPVTTAGVNYGWRCYEGNNTYNTAGCAASSTMTFPVAVYDHSGGKCSITGGYVYRGTASPSLQGKYFFADYCSTQIGTLDTNNVITWTTPFNGNNFSTFGEDNQKELYVAAVNNGTIYKITTSTLGVQENTLNGIKIYPNPADERVFVEGLQTANAKIELISTEGRKAIDSVKLDSENSFDVTGITPGVYYINIKSGDLKEYSQKLIIK
- the secD gene encoding protein translocase subunit SecD — its product is MQGKGLITIVAIVLGLICLNELLPTWYASKIEKQATAIAGDNPEKYQKEIARLSKDTLNLGFTELYYTKAKDKEMKLGLDLKGGINVLLEINQRDLVNDLTNYSTNPILIEALNRTDEAQKNSTRPYIDNFFVEFNAVNKAKGANLKLADPEIFGNTNLSEIKFNTTDEQVQSIVKRRIDLSVGTAFEVIRTRIDKLGAIQPNVQRVPGTARISVEMPGMKDIDKVKKMLQTSAKLQFWEVQQFGEVAPYFQNLTNAVSTKGDSIGVAKNVNLMALMQGGKSGTQSSVGSVKLSDTAIVNKVLNSKVAKSLRPANLKYTQFMWGYKPESTDTNSLVLYAIKGSINQKAPVDGAVETASIGYDDLSRVVVDMQMDSKGAKEWKTLTEKNVGRPVAVTLDNRVYTAPNVVGAIPNGRTQISGNFSQEEAKELVDVLGAGKLPAGAKVVQATQVGPSLGEESINAGVISFAIAFLIIIVYIVFYYGGAGVYAVIAMIINLFYIFGIMDSGDFTLTLPGIAGIVLTMAMAVDTNVIIYERTKEELFAGKNILEAYRDGFKHALNAIIDGHLTTLLTAVVLFFFGTGPIKGFALTLMIGIVMTLFTSVALSRVMIFSRLEKGKGLSVWTPPTKNLFRNTWIDFIGKRKIAYTVSAILTVICLVSIFTNGFKYGIDFTGGRNYVVRFDKDVKAEDIEQKLVKVFATSDGKNSSVEAKTFGNDRQLKISTDYLIDDESLKADQTVEQKLFEGLKSNLPTNTTIQDFKSADNASVGIVSSEKVGPTVADDIKTHGILAVVAALGGIFIYILVRFRKWQFSLGAVAALFHDAVIILGAYSLLHRIMPFNMEINQDFVAAILTVLGYSINDTVIIFDRIREYLREKKSITLAGLFDDSISSTLGRTFNTTFTVLLVILAIFIFGGDNLRGFMFALLIGIGFGAYSSIFIASAIAYDFLKSGKEEEVHGKTTTNKEVLASK